A genomic stretch from Xenopus laevis strain J_2021 chromosome 6S, Xenopus_laevis_v10.1, whole genome shotgun sequence includes:
- the XB5872372.S gene encoding uncharacterized protein LOC379157 — protein MSCEKKLLLIDVDCGTDDAQAIMMAIAAPHVEILGITCVGGNTPLDNVCKNVLRVLRVCNRSDIPVFRGASKPVLGEAIHASYFHGVDGLGDVPDPDAPDLEQIQKEHAADALNRIVSEHPGQISLVATGPLTNLALAVRMDPNFPQKLKSLYIMGGNMESRGNTTACGEFNFLADPEGAYIVLNEFTCLMYIATWEHTCRHKLSWEWYDQWVNRNTKKADFIKKIYAHSLQYSRYNEKEIKALVGGPGFVSCDSYAMAAAIDETTVTDFVECAVTVELSGKFARGMMVLDLIDDLKKKSKARVMTGCDMGKFVILMESSVQ, from the exons ATGTCATGCGAGAAGAAGCTGCTTCTTATTGATGTGGACTGTGGTACAGATGATGCTCAGGCTATCATGATGGCAATTGCTGCTCCCCATGTAGAAATTTTAGGGATCACATGTGTGGGTGGCAACACTCCATTGGACAACGTCTGCAAAAATGTCCTTCGTGTTCTTCGAGTGTGCAATCGTTCTGAT ATCCCTGTTTTTAGAGGAGCATCCAAACCAGTCCTTGGAGAAGCAATTCATGCTTCCTATTTTCATGGAGTAGATGGTCTAGGGGATGTTCCTGATCCAGATGCTCCAGATCTAGAACAAATTCAGAAGGAACATGCTGCTGATGCTCTAAACAGAATTGTATCGGAGCACCCTGGCCAG ATCTCCTTGGTGGCTACAGGCCCACTGACCAATTTGGCTTTGGCTGTAAGGATGGATCCAAATTTCCCTCAGAAACTTAAAAGCTTGTAcataatgggagggaatatggAGT ccaGAGGAAATACTACGGCTTGTGGAGAGTTCAACTTCTTAGCAGATCCCGAAGGTGCCTACATTGTTCTAAATGAGTTCACTTGTTTAATGTACATTGCTACCTGGGAACACACATGTCGTCACAAACTCTCATGG GAATGGTATGATCAGTGGGTCAATAGGAACACAAAGAAAGCAGACTTTATAAAGAAGATCTATGCCCACAGTTTGCAGTACTCGAGATATAATGAAAAGGAGATTAAAGCTTTGGTGGGTGGACCTGGATTTGTTTCCTGCGACTCTTATGCTATGGCGGCTGCCATTGATGAGACCACAGTGACCGACTTTGTTGAGTGTGCAGTGACAgttgagctttctggaaaatttgCTCGTGGAATGATGGTGCTGGATTTGATTGATGACCTTAAGAAAAAAAGTAAGGCTCGTGTCATGACAGGATGTGATATGGGAAAGTTTGTCATCCTTATGGAGTCTTctgtgcaataa